The following are from one region of the Sphingomonas sp. J315 genome:
- a CDS encoding PilZ domain-containing protein, which produces MSGGLDPAQPGSAENATHGRLVGSDGTRDCFVHRITSAGATLTVTGPVTNGDRGRIELPFGVSAEGSVLGDDPSAFTFCFDEPMDVVAALARCLAALPAERRQMPRIELRQRLCLRHGDQVDFAWTRNLSPAGLGIETRAPLRVGEAVEITLDGLRPIAGEIRWTERGQAGIAFADEIGWQILMPWLRQVANRRPAVVQEPMAGTTSPLGAVKNAIKLDAATHVRSGSSWWNAQITSLSNALVEFESDTEFAPLCGLWLSLPQIGGWPIRVIECHGARHVAEFRLPLRPHEMARLSEAARPR; this is translated from the coding sequence TTGTCGGGCGGGCTTGATCCCGCACAGCCGGGAAGCGCGGAGAATGCGACGCACGGTCGGCTGGTCGGCAGCGACGGCACGCGCGACTGCTTTGTCCACCGCATCACCTCTGCCGGGGCGACGCTCACCGTTACCGGTCCGGTCACCAATGGCGATCGCGGCCGGATCGAACTGCCCTTTGGCGTCAGCGCCGAAGGATCGGTGCTGGGCGACGACCCCTCGGCCTTCACCTTCTGTTTCGACGAACCGATGGACGTGGTCGCGGCGCTCGCCCGCTGCCTCGCCGCCTTGCCAGCCGAACGCCGTCAGATGCCGCGCATCGAGCTGCGCCAGCGGTTGTGCCTGCGGCATGGCGATCAGGTCGATTTCGCCTGGACCCGCAACCTGTCGCCCGCTGGCCTCGGCATCGAAACCCGCGCACCGCTGCGCGTGGGTGAGGCGGTGGAGATCACGCTAGACGGGCTGCGCCCGATCGCGGGCGAAATCCGCTGGACCGAACGCGGCCAGGCGGGGATCGCCTTTGCCGATGAAATTGGCTGGCAGATCCTGATGCCGTGGCTGCGTCAGGTCGCCAACCGGCGTCCGGCGGTGGTGCAAGAGCCGATGGCTGGGACGACATCCCCGCTTGGCGCCGTCAAGAACGCGATCAAGCTCGACGCCGCTACGCATGTCCGCTCGGGCAGCAGCTGGTGGAACGCCCAGATCACCTCGCTGAGCAATGCGCTGGTCGAGTTCGAGAGCGATACCGAATTTGCGCCGCTGTGCGGGCTGTGGCTGTCGCTGCCGCAGATCGGCGGCTGGCCGATCCGGGTGATCGAATGCCATGGCGCACGGCATGTCGCCGAATTCCGCCTGCCGCTGCGCCCGCATGAAATGGCGCGGCTGAGCGAGGCGGCGCGCCCGCGCTGA
- the trpD gene encoding anthranilate phosphoribosyltransferase, with translation MTNFSLLPDPASPLARESAAQAFADILDGKAAEEDIEAFLIALSDRGETSVEIAEAARAMRQRVIPVSAPANAIDVCGTGGDGHHTLNVSTAVAIVVAAAGVPVAKHGNRAASSKSGAADTLEALGLDLDRAALNAEAHLNDLGIAFLFAAKHHPAMARVAPIRKRIGRRTIFNLMGPLANPAGVQRQLIGIARPDYAPIYAEALAQLGVKGAAVVSGEEGLDELSPEGGSLIVSIGDVSLPARVTPEDAGLVSHPLSALRGGDAQENAAALRRLLDGERGAYRDAVLLNAAAALVVAGEAADLREGAEEAAETIDKGLAKALLDCWIAAA, from the coding sequence GTGACGAACTTCAGCCTTCTCCCCGACCCCGCCAGTCCGCTCGCGCGCGAAAGCGCGGCGCAGGCGTTCGCCGACATCCTCGACGGCAAGGCCGCCGAGGAGGATATCGAAGCCTTCCTGATCGCATTGTCCGACCGCGGCGAGACCAGCGTCGAGATCGCCGAGGCGGCACGTGCGATGCGCCAGCGGGTGATCCCGGTCAGCGCCCCCGCCAATGCAATCGACGTGTGCGGGACCGGCGGCGACGGGCACCACACGCTCAACGTATCGACCGCAGTGGCGATCGTGGTTGCCGCAGCAGGCGTGCCGGTCGCCAAACATGGCAACCGCGCCGCCAGCTCCAAATCGGGCGCGGCGGACACGCTGGAGGCACTCGGCCTCGACCTCGATCGTGCGGCGCTCAATGCCGAGGCGCACCTCAACGATCTCGGCATCGCCTTCCTCTTCGCGGCGAAGCACCATCCGGCGATGGCGCGCGTCGCCCCGATCCGCAAGCGCATCGGGCGGCGGACGATCTTCAACCTGATGGGACCGCTCGCCAATCCGGCGGGGGTGCAGCGCCAGCTGATCGGCATCGCCCGCCCGGATTATGCGCCGATCTATGCCGAGGCGCTGGCGCAATTGGGCGTCAAGGGCGCGGCGGTCGTCTCGGGTGAGGAAGGGCTCGACGAATTGTCGCCCGAGGGCGGATCGCTGATCGTCAGCATCGGCGATGTCAGCCTGCCCGCACGGGTGACGCCCGAGGATGCAGGCTTGGTCTCCCACCCGCTTTCTGCGTTGCGCGGCGGCGATGCGCAGGAGAACGCCGCTGCACTCCGCCGCCTGCTCGATGGCGAGCGCGGGGCGTATCGCGATGCGGTGCTGCTCAATGCGGCGGCGGCTTTGGTGGTCGCCGGAGAGGCCGCCGATCTGCGCGAAGGTGCGGAGGAAGCCGCCGAAACCATCGATAAGGGGCTTGCCAAGGCGCTGCTCGACTGCTGGATCGCCGCCGCATGA
- a CDS encoding anthranilate synthase component II, with protein MILVIDNYDSFTWNLVHYLMELGAEVKVVRNDALTAQEAIASNAQAFLLSPGPCTPNEAGISLDLVAACADAGKPLLGVCLGHQAIGQHFGGKVVRGGLMHGKTSPVSHDGTGLFAGLPSPFTATRYHSLIVTDIPDTLVINATASDGSVMAFRHRDLPIHSVQFHPESIATEHGHAMLANFMAIAGIEARTLA; from the coding sequence ATGATCCTAGTCATCGACAATTACGACAGCTTCACCTGGAACCTGGTCCACTACCTGATGGAGCTGGGCGCAGAGGTGAAGGTGGTGCGCAACGACGCGCTGACCGCGCAGGAGGCGATTGCCAGCAACGCACAGGCGTTTCTGCTCTCGCCCGGCCCGTGCACGCCCAACGAGGCCGGGATCAGCCTCGACCTCGTCGCCGCCTGTGCCGATGCGGGCAAGCCGTTGCTCGGCGTGTGCCTCGGCCACCAGGCGATCGGCCAGCATTTCGGGGGCAAGGTGGTGCGCGGCGGGCTGATGCACGGCAAGACGTCGCCGGTCAGCCATGACGGCACCGGGCTGTTCGCCGGGCTGCCCAGCCCGTTCACCGCCACCCGCTACCACTCGCTGATCGTCACCGACATTCCAGATACACTGGTGATCAACGCGACCGCGTCGGACGGCAGCGTCATGGCCTTCCGCCACCGCGACCTGCCGATCCATTCGGTCCAGTTCCATCCCGAGAGCATCGCGACCGAGCATGGCCATGCGATGCTGGCGAACTTCATGGCCATTGCTGGGATCGAGGCGAGAACGCTGGCGTAA
- the trpC gene encoding indole-3-glycerol phosphate synthase TrpC yields MSTMLDEIIAVKRSEVAERKAARSLAELQALALAQTPPRGFRAALDARAASGYGLIAEIKKASPSKGLIRADFDPPAHARAYAAGGAACLSVLTDAPFFQGHEDYLIAARAACNLPVIRKDFMVDPWQVLEARSIGADAILIIVAALEDTQMAEIEDAAVGLGMDVLVEVHDEAELDRALALRSRLIGVNNRNLKDFSVSFDRTYELVGRAPEGCTFVAESGLTSRADLDGMAEHGVRCFLIGESLMRQDDVKAATRAMIG; encoded by the coding sequence ATGAGCACGATGCTGGACGAGATCATCGCGGTGAAGCGCAGCGAAGTGGCGGAGCGCAAGGCCGCGCGGTCGCTCGCCGAGCTGCAGGCACTGGCGCTGGCGCAGACCCCGCCGCGCGGCTTTCGCGCTGCGCTCGATGCCAGGGCTGCGAGCGGATACGGCCTGATCGCCGAGATCAAGAAGGCCTCCCCCTCCAAGGGCCTGATCCGCGCCGATTTCGATCCACCTGCCCACGCCCGCGCCTATGCCGCCGGCGGCGCGGCGTGCCTGTCGGTGCTGACCGACGCGCCGTTCTTTCAGGGGCATGAGGATTATCTGATCGCCGCGCGCGCCGCGTGCAATCTGCCGGTGATCCGCAAGGATTTCATGGTCGATCCGTGGCAGGTGCTGGAGGCACGCAGCATCGGCGCCGACGCGATCCTGATCATCGTTGCCGCGCTGGAAGACACGCAGATGGCGGAGATCGAGGATGCGGCGGTCGGCCTCGGCATGGATGTGCTGGTCGAAGTGCATGACGAAGCCGAACTCGACCGTGCGCTGGCGCTCAGGTCGCGGCTGATCGGGGTCAACAACCGCAACCTCAAGGATTTCAGCGTCTCGTTCGACCGCACCTATGAACTGGTCGGACGCGCACCGGAAGGCTGCACCTTCGTCGCGGAGAGCGGGCTGACGTCGCGCGCCGATCTGGATGGAATGGCCGAACACGGCGTCCGCTGCTTCCTGATCGGCGAGTCGCTGATGCGGCAGGACGACGTCAAGGCAGCGACGCGGGCGATGATCGGGTGA
- a CDS encoding PilZ domain-containing protein: MGEPAIRDSLTPRMPRQQVLLGAEICGFGGGVLTKHRIKDLSASGAKVDRAGALKAGATVLVSVGVLKAVGATVIWVRDDMAGLRFSETIDPDAARSKAIIAPPKPRPATTLDRGISAGWVQDRDSPYRR; this comes from the coding sequence ATGGGCGAACCCGCCATCCGCGACTCTCTCACCCCCCGTATGCCGCGCCAGCAGGTGCTGCTGGGGGCGGAGATTTGCGGGTTCGGTGGGGGCGTGTTGACCAAGCATCGCATCAAGGATTTGTCGGCTTCGGGCGCGAAGGTCGATCGTGCGGGTGCGCTGAAGGCCGGCGCGACGGTGCTGGTGTCGGTCGGCGTGCTCAAGGCAGTCGGCGCGACGGTGATCTGGGTCCGGGACGACATGGCCGGACTGCGCTTTTCCGAGACGATCGATCCCGATGCGGCGCGGTCCAAGGCAATCATCGCGCCACCCAAGCCACGCCCCGCCACCACGCTCGACCGCGGCATCAGCGCCGGTTGGGTGCAGGATCGCGACAGCCCCTATCGCCGCTGA
- a CDS encoding DUF1800 family protein — translation MRLTAWARAFGATSNSGNWTTGNTSDATARLAQSMGRSASVFNFFRPGYTPPNTPIATAGLVAPELQITNEISVVGYVNYMQAVVNNTTDLRTDYGSISGIAGDSAALVDRINLWLAAGQLSSATVTAIRTAVDSSTNPNNRIAIAILLTMASPEYLTLK, via the coding sequence ATGCGCCTGACGGCCTGGGCGCGCGCCTTTGGGGCGACATCGAATTCGGGCAACTGGACGACGGGCAATACAAGCGATGCGACCGCGCGGCTGGCCCAGTCGATGGGGCGCAGCGCATCGGTCTTCAACTTCTTTCGCCCGGGCTATACCCCGCCCAACACGCCGATCGCCACCGCCGGACTGGTCGCGCCGGAATTGCAGATCACCAACGAAATCAGCGTCGTCGGTTACGTCAACTACATGCAGGCGGTGGTGAACAACACGACCGACCTGCGCACCGACTACGGGTCGATCAGCGGTATTGCGGGGGACAGCGCCGCGCTGGTCGACCGGATCAACCTGTGGCTCGCGGCGGGGCAGCTTTCCAGCGCCACGGTGACCGCGATCCGGACTGCGGTGGACAGCTCGACCAACCCCAATAACCGCATCGCGATCGCCATCCTGCTGACGATGGCCTCGCCTGAATATCTGACGTTGAAGTGA
- the moaC gene encoding cyclic pyranopterin monophosphate synthase MoaC, translating to MSNLTHLDETGAARMVDVGGKAETQRVATATGRITMSGEAATAIRDGLVKKGDVLAVARIAGIMAAKKTSDLIPLCHPLALSKVTLDLTPDDSGVTATATVGLTGRTGVEMEALTAVTVALLTVYDMAKALDRTMEIGAIRLIEKRGGKSGDWRADQG from the coding sequence GTGAGCAACCTCACCCATCTCGACGAAACCGGCGCGGCGCGCATGGTCGATGTCGGCGGCAAGGCGGAGACGCAACGCGTCGCCACCGCCACCGGCCGCATTACCATGTCGGGCGAAGCCGCGACCGCGATCCGCGACGGGCTGGTCAAGAAGGGCGACGTCCTCGCCGTCGCGCGGATCGCGGGGATCATGGCGGCGAAAAAGACCAGCGACCTGATCCCGCTGTGTCATCCGCTGGCGCTGAGCAAGGTCACCCTCGACCTGACGCCCGACGATAGCGGCGTCACCGCCACCGCCACGGTCGGCCTGACCGGGCGCACCGGGGTAGAGATGGAGGCGCTGACCGCGGTCACCGTCGCGCTGCTTACCGTGTACGACATGGCCAAGGCACTCGACCGCACGATGGAGATCGGTGCGATCCGGCTGATCGAGAAGCGCGGCGGCAAGTCCGGAGACTGGCGCGCCGATCAGGGTTAA
- a CDS encoding D-2-hydroxyacid dehydrogenase, whose product MKAVLPALARPLIEPGLPGGIDAHWFTSREEALAMIGDADIGWVDMNRPGWTGEIAAAGARLKWLSTIYAGIDAFDTGLLKARGTILTNGVGINAIAVAEYALLGILAAAKRFDQVVRTADRREWPTDAPGKIELLETRALVIGYGTIGRMIGERLAAFGVDVTGVTRSGRDGTLTPDQWRDRIGDYDWIVLAAPSTAKTGAMFGADALAAMKPGAWLINIARGDMVDQDALIAALHARRIGGAFLDVVTPEPLPEDHPLWTAPNAIHSMHLSGRSQTKMFMRAATLFLENARAFMAGTPMTNIVDLDAGY is encoded by the coding sequence ATGAAAGCCGTCCTTCCCGCACTCGCCCGCCCGCTGATCGAACCCGGCCTGCCCGGCGGGATCGACGCGCACTGGTTCACCAGCCGCGAAGAGGCGCTGGCGATGATCGGCGACGCCGATATCGGCTGGGTCGACATGAACCGGCCAGGCTGGACCGGAGAGATCGCGGCGGCGGGGGCGCGGCTCAAATGGCTGTCGACCATCTATGCCGGAATCGACGCATTCGACACCGGTCTGCTCAAGGCGCGCGGCACGATCCTCACCAATGGCGTCGGGATCAACGCGATCGCGGTTGCCGAATATGCGCTGCTCGGCATCCTCGCCGCCGCCAAGCGCTTCGATCAGGTAGTGCGTACCGCCGACCGGCGGGAGTGGCCGACCGACGCGCCGGGCAAGATCGAGCTGCTCGAGACCCGCGCGCTGGTGATCGGATACGGCACGATCGGGCGGATGATCGGCGAGCGGCTGGCGGCGTTCGGGGTCGATGTCACGGGCGTCACACGGTCCGGCCGCGACGGCACCCTGACCCCCGACCAGTGGCGCGATCGGATCGGCGACTATGACTGGATCGTCCTCGCCGCCCCCTCGACCGCCAAAACCGGGGCAATGTTCGGCGCGGACGCACTCGCGGCGATGAAGCCCGGCGCGTGGCTGATCAACATCGCGCGCGGCGACATGGTCGATCAGGATGCGCTGATCGCGGCGCTCCACGCGCGGCGCATCGGGGGCGCGTTCCTCGACGTGGTGACGCCCGAACCACTGCCTGAGGATCACCCGCTCTGGACCGCGCCCAATGCCATCCATTCGATGCATTTGTCGGGCCGGTCTCAGACGAAGATGTTCATGCGCGCGGCGACCTTGTTCCTGGAAAATGCGCGCGCATTCATGGCGGGGACGCCGATGACGAATATCGTCGATCTCGACGCGGGGTACTGA